The sequence CTCCGCCTTCTGAAGTACAGAAATAGCGCCATGCCCGCCACTAACGTCAGCGCCATGGGCGCGAGGACCTGCCATGCCCCCTGTCCCTCCCATAGATACACCGAATAAAGACTGAACGGGATTAGGACCATCTCCTGCAGTGTGAATGATTCCGCGTATCCGACGACCAACGCGAAGTTGCCTTCTATCGGTGGGGTGGAGAAGACGGCGACGTAATATCTACCTGTGACCGGGGCGGGGTAGTCACTGCTGCCTAGTTCGTAGTATGCACTAGGCGAGAAACCTTCATAGGTGGCTTCCTCCGGCAAGGACGACTCGATCACCTGGTATCCATAACCGTCCGGAGTTTCGACAAGCCCAGGCAACGCGCCTTCATTGGATATCCCCGGCGCCATCAGGACCATTCGGGGAAGGAAGCCTTCGTCGCCGTCCTTTACCGGGACGATGAGGTTCAGGAGCAGTCGGTCCCCTTCGCTCATCTCGAACGTGTAATAGCGTGGATCGCCATCGTGTAGATGAGAGTATATGGCCCAGGATTTTACCGTGTCCTTCACCTCCAGCGCCGTATTCAAAGACTCGTTGTCCTCCACGAATTGAGGGGAGTGGGCGACCGACGTCCCGGCGATGATCAGGAACGCTACGATGATGAGCAAAGGGAATTGATAACGGACCATGATGAAAATATGGTCGCGCTTGATTATATTATTAATTTAATTCGGCAAAATCAATTTGATATATCCGTAAAGCCATGTTGAAGGATAGGACGGGATGGCTCTGGATATTTGGATACCTTTGGTGGTTTGGTTCGCGATCGGAGCGATGATCGCTATCTATCTGTATCAGTACATGAACCGGGAGGGCAAGGTGGAGATCGTATGGGTGGTAGTCGGATTCCTGCTATCCGTACTTGGGCTCATGGCCTTCATCGGCATTCGCTCCATGAAGGAGAAAGAAAGGGACAAGGCGGTCGATCCGAAGAGCTATGGCCCGCCGACATACAAACTGAAAGGACCGGAGGATGATTTACCGAAGGTCGAGAAGCCCATGGAAGAGCCGAAGACCGAGCAGAAGCCCAAGAATATTTTCAATCAGATCGAAGGCATACCTCGCTGTCCGGAATGTGGCGCAGCAATATCGCACGTGGACAAGAAGTGTTCCGACTGCGGGGCAAAGCTGAAGGACTGAGGCACAATCATTTAATCGCCCGGACAGATAACCTCGTCATGCTGCCTGACGGCTCCCTAGTGTATCTTTTGGATGAAAAGGGGAAGAGGACGTGGATCGTCCTGAACAAGGGGATGCTGAAGCTACCCAGTATGGGAGTGGTGGACGGGGACCGCCTATTGGCGGCGGAGGACGGCGCCGAGGTCAGCGTGGCGGGAAAGAAGTTCTGGCTTCTCGTTCCGGGCGCCTCTGAGATGATGTCCTCGGTGGAGCGCGGCGCCCAGATCATCACCCCCAAGGACGCGGCGACGATCTTGCTCGAACTGAACGTGAAGTC comes from Methanomassiliicoccales archaeon and encodes:
- a CDS encoding zinc-ribbon domain-containing protein, which gives rise to MALDIWIPLVVWFAIGAMIAIYLYQYMNREGKVEIVWVVVGFLLSVLGLMAFIGIRSMKEKERDKAVDPKSYGPPTYKLKGPEDDLPKVEKPMEEPKTEQKPKNIFNQIEGIPRCPECGAAISHVDKKCSDCGAKLKD